A window of Desulforegula conservatrix Mb1Pa contains these coding sequences:
- the serS gene encoding serine--tRNA ligase, which yields MLEIKFVRQNLSVVREAMQKRNTDVDLDSFAQSEDLRKGSLTEIETLRYRRNTVSEEIARIKKSGGNAESLVIEMRDVSTRIKELEGIINENEEKIKNILYTIPNIPHESVPVGRDENDNIEIKKIGALPVFDFEPKAHWDIGEALKIFDFERAAKISGARFPLYFGLGARLERALISFMVDLHVSRSGYTEVLPPFMVNRKSMTSTGQLPKFEQDLFKIEGTDYFLIPTAEVPVTNIHQGEIIEEKDLPKYYVAQTPCFRSEAGSYGKDTRGLIRQHQFDKVELVKLVPPETSYEELEKLLLDAEEVLKRLELPYRVITLCTGDMGFSSAKTYDIEVWMPSQDKYREISSCSNFEDFQARRGDIRFKRTGKKGTEYVHTLNGSGLAVGRTVAAILENYQEKDGSVRIPEALQPYMGGIKRIANE from the coding sequence ATGCTTGAAATCAAGTTTGTAAGACAAAATTTATCTGTGGTGCGTGAGGCCATGCAGAAACGCAATACAGACGTGGATCTTGACTCTTTTGCCCAAAGCGAAGATCTGCGCAAGGGATCTCTCACAGAGATAGAAACTTTAAGATACCGCCGTAATACTGTTTCTGAAGAAATTGCACGGATTAAAAAAAGCGGCGGAAATGCTGAAAGCCTTGTGATTGAAATGCGAGACGTATCAACCAGAATCAAAGAGCTCGAAGGCATCATAAATGAAAACGAAGAAAAAATCAAAAATATCCTTTATACCATCCCCAATATCCCCCACGAATCAGTACCAGTGGGACGGGACGAGAACGACAATATAGAAATCAAAAAGATCGGAGCCCTTCCTGTATTTGATTTTGAGCCAAAAGCTCACTGGGATATCGGCGAAGCATTGAAGATTTTCGATTTTGAGCGTGCCGCAAAAATAAGCGGAGCCAGATTCCCCCTTTATTTCGGACTTGGAGCAAGGCTTGAAAGAGCTCTAATAAGCTTCATGGTGGATCTCCATGTCTCAAGAAGTGGGTATACGGAAGTTCTTCCTCCCTTCATGGTGAACAGAAAAAGCATGACTTCGACAGGTCAGCTGCCAAAATTCGAACAGGATCTGTTTAAAATTGAAGGGACTGATTATTTTCTGATTCCAACCGCCGAAGTTCCTGTAACGAATATCCATCAAGGGGAAATAATAGAGGAAAAAGATCTTCCAAAGTATTATGTTGCACAGACTCCGTGCTTCAGATCAGAAGCAGGATCATACGGAAAAGATACGAGGGGCCTTATACGTCAGCATCAGTTCGACAAGGTTGAGCTTGTTAAGCTCGTGCCTCCCGAAACTTCATACGAAGAACTTGAAAAGCTTCTTCTGGATGCTGAAGAAGTTCTTAAAAGACTTGAACTCCCATACAGGGTAATAACACTCTGCACCGGAGACATGGGCTTCTCATCAGCTAAAACCTATGACATAGAAGTATGGATGCCTTCCCAGGACAAATACAGGGAAATTTCTTCATGCAGCAATTTTGAAGACTTCCAGGCAAGACGCGGAGACATCAGGTTCAAGCGGACAGGAAAGAAAGGCACAGAATATGTTCATACCCTGAACGGTTCAGGCCTCGCTGTTGGCAGAACAGTAGCCGCAATACTTGAAAATTATCAGGAAAAGGACGGATCAGTCAGAAT
- a CDS encoding 5-formyltetrahydrofolate cyclo-ligase, which produces MSVIETVEKRLSAFSEEELAQKRKKLEDRLFDFANFVESKIILFYMPVGLEVDTTAIINRSFSRKKIIALPNFESEKIKIEFFKVDDLSTELKKGSDGRFEPDPALCKSIPVRNIDIAIIPGAAFDEKGGRISLDTGYYDKLIARLPITTRKIAIALEEQIVPQISMDSKSKYVDIIVTDKRIIYKI; this is translated from the coding sequence ATGTCTGTTATCGAAACTGTGGAAAAAAGGCTCAGCGCTTTTTCAGAAGAAGAACTCGCTCAAAAAAGGAAGAAATTAGAAGATCGGCTGTTTGATTTCGCTAATTTTGTGGAGTCAAAAATAATCCTTTTCTACATGCCTGTGGGATTGGAGGTCGACACAACAGCAATAATCAACAGAAGCTTTTCAAGAAAAAAGATAATCGCACTGCCCAATTTTGAATCTGAAAAAATCAAGATTGAATTTTTTAAGGTGGATGATCTTTCAACAGAGCTGAAAAAAGGTTCTGACGGAAGATTTGAGCCTGATCCTGCCCTTTGTAAGTCAATACCAGTGAGGAATATTGACATTGCAATCATACCCGGAGCGGCATTCGACGAAAAGGGTGGCAGGATTTCACTAGACACAGGCTATTATGACAAGCTTATTGCAAGATTGCCAATCACAACAAGAAAAATAGCCATTGCCCTTGAAGAACAGATTGTTCCCCAGATCAGCATGGATTCGAAGAGTAAATATGTTGACATAATTGTGACTGACAAGAGGATCATTTACAAAATATAG
- a CDS encoding protein-L-isoaspartate(D-aspartate) O-methyltransferase encodes MQNREAKYKRLREEMVFRQLEMRGISDPLVLDAMRSVPRHLFVSEALMDQAYGDYPLPIGEQQTISQPLIVAEMTQAIGIGPDDRVLEIGTGSGYQAAILSRIAFRVYTVERIYSLYARTRKLFDQLQYYNIVTRYSDGTSGWKEESPYDAIVVTAGGPEVPEPLVKQLAVGGKLIIPVGDKYTQELIKVTRTETGVKRESLGSCRFVKLIGEHGWKE; translated from the coding sequence ATGCAGAACCGCGAAGCAAAATATAAGCGCCTCAGGGAGGAAATGGTATTCAGGCAGCTTGAAATGAGAGGCATAAGTGACCCTCTCGTTCTTGATGCGATGAGAAGTGTTCCACGCCATCTTTTTGTAAGTGAGGCATTGATGGATCAGGCATATGGTGATTACCCGCTTCCCATAGGTGAGCAGCAGACAATCTCCCAGCCTCTCATAGTCGCTGAAATGACCCAGGCCATAGGAATAGGGCCGGATGACAGGGTTCTTGAAATTGGAACCGGATCAGGTTATCAGGCTGCCATTTTATCAAGAATAGCTTTCAGGGTTTATACTGTTGAGCGGATTTATTCCCTTTATGCAAGAACAAGAAAGCTTTTTGACCAGCTTCAGTATTATAATATCGTAACAAGATATTCTGACGGAACCAGCGGATGGAAGGAAGAATCACCATATGACGCCATCGTTGTGACAGCTGGCGGCCCTGAAGTTCCTGAGCCTTTGGTAAAGCAACTTGCTGTGGGAGGAAAGCTTATTATTCCTGTTGGGGATAAATATACCCAGGAATTGATCAAAGTCACAAGGACAGAAACCGGCGTAAAAAGAGAAAGCCTTGGGTCATGCCGATTTGTAAAGCTTATAGGCGAGCATGGCTGGAAAGAATGA
- a CDS encoding selenium metabolism-associated LysR family transcriptional regulator, producing MDLWQLNIFLKVIELKSFSKAGKAVHLSQPTISSHIKDLEDYLGCKLIDRMGKEAAPTKSGELLYSYAKKLINLKDETEAAMAEFQGAIKGNLKIGGSTIPGGYILPRIVGGFIKKYPGAKISLNISSTDEIISHILSGDFELAVVGAQTLDRKIWQEKIIEDELCLITPPDHPWAAKGKGPVYAKELSSEPFIMRETGSGTMKSFLSHMEEKGVSRENLNITAEMGSTEAVKEAVKSGLGVSIISRLAAASEIKAGSLSAIDIEGIRLSRSFYLTGHSERTQSPICRAFKDFVQEWFRK from the coding sequence ATGGATCTTTGGCAACTTAATATTTTTCTCAAGGTAATCGAACTCAAAAGCTTTTCAAAAGCGGGTAAGGCGGTTCATCTTTCCCAACCGACAATAAGCAGCCATATCAAGGATCTTGAAGACTATCTTGGCTGCAAACTGATCGACAGGATGGGAAAGGAGGCCGCGCCGACAAAATCAGGAGAGCTTCTTTACTCATACGCTAAAAAGCTTATCAATCTTAAAGATGAAACCGAAGCTGCGATGGCTGAATTTCAGGGAGCAATAAAGGGAAACCTGAAAATAGGCGGCAGCACAATTCCGGGAGGTTATATTCTCCCAAGGATCGTTGGAGGATTCATCAAAAAATATCCCGGAGCAAAAATATCCCTGAACATTTCTTCAACCGATGAGATTATTTCCCACATACTTTCCGGAGACTTCGAGCTTGCTGTTGTCGGTGCACAGACATTGGACAGGAAAATATGGCAGGAAAAAATAATCGAAGACGAACTATGCCTTATAACCCCGCCTGACCACCCATGGGCTGCCAAAGGCAAAGGGCCTGTTTACGCAAAAGAACTGAGCAGCGAGCCTTTTATAATGAGGGAGACCGGCTCAGGAACCATGAAATCATTTTTGTCCCATATGGAAGAAAAAGGCGTTTCCAGGGAAAACCTGAATATCACTGCTGAAATGGGAAGCACCGAGGCTGTTAAAGAAGCTGTTAAAAGCGGACTCGGAGTAAGCATTATTTCAAGACTTGCCGCAGCTTCAGAAATCAAGGCAGGGTCTCTTTCAGCAATTGATATCGAAGGAATCAGGCTTTCAAGGAGTTTTTATCTAACTGGTCACAGCGAGAGAACCCAGTCGCCAATTTGCCGGGCATTTAAAGATTTTGTTCAGGAGTGGTTTAGAAAATAA
- the coaD gene encoding pantetheine-phosphate adenylyltransferase — translation MERIAIYPGSFDPLTNGHIDIIERSLCIFDRVIVAVLKNPNKKGLFSVEERKELIRLSLPDMPNVEVDSFGGLLVDYAVQKNACAVIRGLRAVSDFEVEFQMAMMNRRLNKDVQAIFLMTGLRWIFTSSSVIKEAALFGGDVSSMVTPVVNERLLIKIASMQAGQ, via the coding sequence ATGGAAAGAATCGCAATTTATCCTGGCTCATTTGATCCTCTCACAAACGGTCATATAGACATAATTGAAAGATCCCTGTGTATTTTTGACAGGGTAATAGTCGCTGTCCTAAAAAACCCCAACAAAAAGGGACTTTTCTCTGTAGAGGAAAGAAAAGAGCTGATAAGGCTGAGCCTTCCTGACATGCCCAATGTGGAAGTCGATTCTTTCGGAGGTCTTCTTGTTGACTATGCAGTCCAGAAAAACGCCTGCGCGGTGATAAGGGGGCTAAGGGCCGTGTCTGATTTCGAGGTTGAGTTCCAGATGGCCATGATGAACAGAAGACTGAATAAAGATGTGCAAGCCATTTTTCTCATGACCGGTCTGAGATGGATTTTTACAAGCTCATCTGTAATAAAAGAGGCTGCGCTTTTTGGAGGTGATGTCTCATCCATGGTCACCCCGGTCGTCAATGAAAGACTCCTGATAAAAATAGCATCCATGCAGGCAGGACAATAA
- the rsmD gene encoding 16S rRNA (guanine(966)-N(2))-methyltransferase RsmD, whose protein sequence is MNLRIISGSLKGKKIASLPGLSTRPTSDKVREAIFSIIGHEIKGASFLELFAGTGAIAIEALSRGADSAVLIENGLSAAETIRKNLEHCGIADKAKLIRWDIEKNLNCIKDMDNKFDMVFLDPPYEKNLVKTTLKHLGICGSIASEACVIVQHSKDEPIDLKGIEEFYSMEKDRRYGKNIVSILRYMV, encoded by the coding sequence ATGAATCTCAGAATCATCAGCGGAAGCCTGAAAGGGAAAAAAATAGCGTCTCTTCCGGGTCTCTCGACACGCCCAACATCTGACAAAGTGAGGGAGGCCATATTCAGCATCATTGGTCATGAAATAAAGGGGGCTTCCTTTCTGGAGCTTTTTGCAGGTACAGGAGCAATAGCCATTGAAGCATTGAGTAGAGGTGCAGATAGTGCCGTTCTTATTGAAAACGGATTATCAGCAGCAGAAACAATACGCAAAAATTTAGAACATTGCGGCATAGCTGATAAGGCAAAGCTAATAAGATGGGATATTGAAAAGAATTTAAACTGCATCAAAGACATGGATAATAAATTTGATATGGTTTTCCTTGACCCTCCATATGAAAAAAATCTTGTAAAAACGACTCTCAAGCACCTTGGCATTTGCGGATCAATTGCGTCAGAAGCATGCGTAATAGTACAGCATTCAAAAGATGAACCTATTGATCTTAAAGGGATAGAAGAATTCTACTCCATGGAAAAAGACAGACGGTACGGCAAGAATATTGTCTCTATCCTGAGATATATGGTATGA